atacatacatatatatatatatatatatatatataatatggtgTGCTGGCAAACACTGGTCTacgccaataaataattgggcgaggtttcaacttgatccaagaatgggcgTGTCAGAAATAACGTGTGTAAACAtttaccggacagacagacagaaagacagacagagtggataaaatctttataaaaagaGTAAGAGTTGAGACATATACGATGTCTGGAAAACGTTAATTTAGATATATGATAAAATAACTTTACCTTTTGAGTAATTgaaagttaagaaatacaatataaataagaaaCACATAACACAAAATATATGACAAGACATctgtattattttaatattacatttacatAAACTTGATGTCTATAATATTTCCCTTAtaagtctttattttttaacataaacaTCTTTCCATTCTTAATAGCTTTGGCGGAGTAATGAACTAGATCGGTGACGTAATGGATTCTATTTTTACCCCCTTCTATTTACTTGAGGTTTTTGTGCAGGTTTGGGTACCGGCTTTGGTGTAGGCCTAGAGGCAGGTTTAGGTGTAGCCCTTAGCGCAGGTTTCCTTGTTGGCTTGGGTGTAGGTTTGGGTGTCGGTTTCTTTGCGGGCTTAGGTGTAATTTTTGGTTTTGTGACAGGAGCGTTGGTGCTAAACGTTGTAGCTGGAGGCTGTAGCTTAGATGGGTCGAAGCCAGCGGATCCTATGCAGTACAAGACAGGCTTGCAGCAGTCTGGGTAGTTGGCACTGTCGTTAGTCTGAAGGTAGCATGTGGCGCGGTCATAATTTACGGCAACAACACCACAGCTgtgaataataataaacataataataaacataataataaacataataataaacataataaaaaaaacataataataaacataataaaaaaaaacataataaaaaaacataataaaaaacataataaaaaacataaaaaacataataataaacataacaataaacataacaataaacataacaataaacataataataaacataataataaacacaataaaaaaaacataataaaaaaaaacataataaaaaacctaataaaaaacaataataaacataataataaacataataataaacataataaaaaaaacataataaaaaacatagtaaaaacataacaataaacataaaaataatcataataataaacataataaaaaaaaacaataaaaaaccataataaaaaaacataattaaaaacataataaataacataataaaaaacaataataaacataataataaacataataataatactgaaaTTTGCCTATTCTTatcgacaaaacggtagatttgtATCGCTCtgatctgctgttcattgataacaaaagagagaaaacgCTACCatcattgacatcgccgtaactctgtctcataatttaagaaaaactgagctggaaaaacaaaagtaaatatgggaacctaggcttggagattaaatGTTTATGGAAGTGGTCCAAAATAGTGATCCAGTGTTGTAtaaaccgaggggataatgacaactgacctcacagataccttcaaggtgCTTAACATTCCTAACAAGATTCTCGTTGCTTGTCAGATGGCGGTACTGCTGCAAACCtgtcacatcaccagaaaattcctcactGGACACTGATATTTATTATATGTCAATATTTATGCTTATGTAAGGAGTAGAGTCTTAATTCATGTGCCTGTGacagtgggttttttttatttattgttaaataatatttctgaaaaaaaaaaaagtcttaatgaAATGAAAGGTCATTGCAGTGCGTAGCAAGGAATTTGGGGGCCTcttttgcattttgacattcgtcATCATAACAtgatgagataatgtacttaaaatatatatatatatttaattatatataagtctaatgtGTGAAATATATGCAACATGGTcactaatttacataacaacatgaatagcaagataacatggcattggcttaatacttaatgtaaaaGGAGGTTTGGACACACTTTTTGGGTGGGGGCGAGGTTGGATTTTTTTATTGCACCCCCCTCACcccccaccttagctacgccattAGATCGTTTCAAACaaaagtgggaagcgtggtcgagatgCTAAGTGCgtttgaacttagcttggcttggctacctatgaagagggctcgaggttcgacacccgactcgcgCAGagttgtttactgagcgcctaaaggcagggttataactcctagataccccctccccccactggccCACAAATGatattggaccaaagcgctctgagcatgctataagcgtgaaagtagcgctatataaaagccataatttaataggatttttaatttctactattcagattgtaataaaaaatcttAAGAATTTTTATCCTTACCCTATGCGGGGCCCctatctaaaattaaaatcacATTTCTCTAAGTTTGAACGGTATATGCAAATAGTCAGTCCAGCTGTTCAGGGTCGATACTTTTTAATAATCCGGTCTGATGGATTAATATTCACCTATGATTATATTGTCACTTATGTTTCATATTGTTGTAGACATGCACAGATAACTCTGTACATAactatatgttgttgttgttgtttttttttaaagatctattCAAAAGTTATTATAAGATCTTTGTAAACAGGGCCGGCATTAGGGTAACTGTTGACCCTTGGTAAAGCAAAttaggtggccccaaatgaaaataaaataaaataaaataaaatcatgcAATTTATTGCAAACATATTTGTGTCTATATTGAAATCAATCAATATGGTGTGAAGACGTTCTTTTTAGTGTCATACGCAGTATAACATAAGCCTGGATTTTACCAATCGAAGCCAATATGCATCGATTGAACCTGCATCTCATGTGACCGTGTTCATACCCTTTCCACCAAATTAGCCGATCCTTGACCACTTCTTTTAAGTTCATTCGCCTATCGTTTGCCTTTTGATGCACCAGACTCGAAATAACGTCTCTACATTTCCACCAATAGGCCCTCCAGTCTCTACACAAGACTTATCCCCCTTTAGTTTAATTCATTActcttttcttataaaatacagacgttacatccaaaaaacaaaaagatgataACGTCATAGGCGTATCCaaaggtcaatctagtcatgcatgttaatcatgACTTATAACTCTGCAAAGTAATTGGTTTTActagctgactcaggcaacccgttccatgttCTACTAGAAGCTTggaaaaaagaatgtttatacAAGtgtatcctagcatatggaacaaggaatgtgcctttacctttgtatctttctgagtatttttattaggttttgtttttttgtatttaaagattatggttcaatgtcttatatataattgcttctttacttttaagtcttctatcctgaagagtctctaaatttaatgatttcacTAAAGGTTTTGCTCTAATAAAATGTGaatgttattttgttatgaatctcactgctctattttgtgtcagtTTGTtgctatagaaaacaaaattaattattcatgTCACACCCTTGTATAGACAGTTCAAGGTCGTCAAAATTGTAGGATATTACGTCACACGTCACGCCACTTGTCCGAAAGACCTTGATAGATAATTAGTTGAAGGTTATAACGATAATTTACAAGTGGCGGTTCAAATCTCAAAGTTATTAacattattaactttttttactttttatagcagaaacaaatatattttaacatacttcaaataaaaaggtgacgacacaaaaaaaagtacaatcaAGTTGAAGGTTATTAGAAAGTGGGTCATGAGGTGGCGTGATGTGACGTCATGATTCTTGAAGATTCTATGAAAAATGTATAAAAGACGGGAGAAACTTAGAGAGAGAGCTTGGAGTTTTATTTGGCTAGAAAATAAGATTTAGATGTCGCtagtttaactctttcactcagtaattatttaccacattctggtggaatcaacgctggtatcatcagttaggagtgaaagagtAAAAAGTTAGTTTTGTCTATCGATTATCATTTATTGTCTCCTGTCTCTACTTTGTGCATCAGCTGTTTGTAGAGTTTATTTAATCCAGAAAAGTACATCAACACTGTCAACtatgtcatttcattgtttgttAAAAGGGTTTTGATCTAGAATAACGGTACTTCTGTAtccattgcactgtgcggagttgaaagagggCTTCAACGTCCCTGTCGTTACAcaaatggcgagtcctgcacggttagcttggtacaacataggaaaaaagCGGATGTTCCTGGTGTACTCGGCCTtaggccatgcattctagtccatgcgcgcggagtgccagatacatcggaaatagcaatgctttacataggcactgacttggatctcttccagacagaacggttgttcaagcaggcttacacgcctacAGCGCGAAGAGCTTTCGGATCAGCTCTTTTGATAATCTAATGGTTTCAGATTCatatctctagggcagatgatgtaaaagtcatctgtttctgtggctcatggCTAAcgaagtgtcatgtggccagcacaacgaccaaccccctttactttttccaaactaatgtcagatacccattagagctctgtggactcggaggcgccccaagatcccgaaattaacaGTCCATGATTCGAACCTggggcccccggttcagaaTGCCAAGcattttaccgctcagccaccacccTTCCCTTGTATCAAATGTATTCGTAGAAAATACTACACATGTCCATCTCTTCAAATAAAATCGTGACAATTTACGACTAATTgatagtttaaattttaaaaaatgtattcctatgttgtcatcgacaatgaattattgtgagaagttttagcttgatcagagaatgggaagtgggagacacTACGTGAACAACATTCCAcccaaacagagtgagttgatataaacttttaaaaaaaaaagttttagactTGTCTTTACTCCTGATGGTgcttgggggtggggggaattCAACGACTACCCATAATAACAATTTGACTGTTTTGTATTTGCAAGCTAGCGTTCAGTGTTTGAACAAAAATATCAcagaacaaggttacaaagacagtctgtgtgaaacacaaactcaaaattggtcCCCGAAGTGGTACACATAgagtcctcaccaggattcgaacacgggaccttctgttccaagtgctttacccctcagtcATAGAATcttcatatattcatttagcatgcacttatattttttaaaataataattattaaccttatccatacattcaacaTTAATAAtatgtta
The DNA window shown above is from Biomphalaria glabrata chromosome 5, xgBioGlab47.1, whole genome shotgun sequence and carries:
- the LOC129926430 gene encoding uncharacterized protein LOC129926430 — translated: MSYFVALVLLGCLAVSYAAVVQGEGPCPDGRVSGESWYEPNCGKCDCGNTGYTCYSCGVVAVNYDRATCYLQTNDSANYPDCCKPVLYCIGSAGFDPSKLQPPATTFSTNAPVTKPKITPKPAKKPTPKPTPKPTRKPALRATPKPASRPTPKPVPKPAQKPQVNRRG